The nucleotide window gtcattccgttaaaaaactCAGAGAtcacttaatggagttttttaATGGTAGGACcaggtggacaatctcagggaccacttctattgatttctaatctcaggaaccaaagttatgtgttatgcaaatctcatggaccattttgactaaaaaatcTTAATTAAATCACTGTAATTTTCTTCTTGAAAAAATTTCACGATGTCATATCAGATGAACAATGTATTTGGACTAAACCTATATCTGTTTCAAGCATACGTAGACAATTTAAACTTGAAAAGTACCAATAAGAATGGGGACGCAACATGTGTGGATGTACTGTACAGTCTGTGCTGCACATGAACAATTCAATCAGATAGTGTAATGTAAACAAACTTAGAAGGCggaacaaaggaaaaaaaaaagaagagaaacttAGAAGGcgaataatttctaattttaattTGCATAGTCTAATCAGGCAATTTTCAAGACAAAACGGTAAACTCTTATGACAATTAAGGGTATGATGAACAATTTTAATTAGAAGGCGAATAATTTCTAACTTTAATTTGGCAATTTTTGCTACGTAGTACCACAATTTAgtgatattccttttcacttcTAAGTAAAAAGTTTtagttcgattctcgctaaaggcgaatttgaaccacattattgctaacccattgtgatgcTAAACCCACTCCTCTACCCCTATAATGTAAGTAATATCGTTTATTTAGACAAATTTTAAGCCAAAACAATAAAATCTTTTGGCAATTATGGCTAACTTCAACCGAAGGAGGGTAAGAGGGCTCATTTTAGCCCTCTGggcctccaagaaattaatattttaatgaacagtgcatgaccatatttcttacaatctctaaccgagggccaaatatagctctgtcacaaaaaaccatctccaaccgaaggccaaAGAGTCATAAggccaaatataatttattatttaaatttaaaaaaaattggcagaaaaaaaattcaaatccaactgcTAGCTGACATTAGCTAGCCTTtggatttaatttaatttttttgctataaatagggtggatattgggctataaataccgtgggtttccgggcatgatagggtcattagactgcatgcattggaattggaagaactgtcccaccGGATGGCAAGGAGGCTTTAGCGGAAGGTTAAGAAAGCTAACTGTTGTGTTAAAGATGGTTGCCTCGTATGACATATGAATCTGGGATGATTTCTTTGGAGTCTCTGGATCCCAATATGTCATTATACTTCTTGGGCATTCACCCCTCTTTAATAACCTAACGGAAGGTAAATCACCTCAACTTAACTGCTACATCAACGGGCGTCagtacaatatggggtattacaTGGCATAtgacatctacccaaagtggccgacacttgtccaagcaattccaaaccttGCGAATGACGCCGAAAAGTGGTTTACCTTACAACAAGAGGCATACCGAAAAGATGTTGAAAGAACTTTCAGTATTCTACAAGCACGATGGAAGATCATCAAGAAACCGGCAAGAAGGTGGAGttgagaaaatttggactcccccatgatgtcttgcatcatgttgatgcacaaaaccggaaggatcttggaacaacgtaaatccgaccgtgaatctgcaagaaagtaaagaacacaagatgtatcgtggttcaccccaatgtttgggctacgtctacactgagTGAGGCCTCGTAACGTGAGAGTGAGGCTCTGAggatctcaggcctaagaattggcctcttctaatgaggagagtgaggagtccttttatagaataaaggctattcacttattacatatttgcccattcatttattacataattacatttgagtctcctgagtatttatacgagatctaaatacggaggccctaagtatggtacaaacagtagtcccccaagtcttcagtcaagagagtcttttggctagagacttgaaattcagtccatgtgtgggccgaagtaactagatgtcgtctagaactgatactcgatatgaggtggtgcctaatctgaaatgatgctaaactaaaagtagcacatgttacgaggctgctctgcttgtggcttatgttgccttggttggctcggcttgtggcgttgaaggtgagggagtcccttttatagagtaAGAGCTTTCAATATTCTACAAGCACGATGGAAGATCATCAAGAAACCGGCAAGAAGGTGGAGttgagaaaatttggactcccccatgatgtcttgcatcatgttgatgcacaaaaccggaaggatcttggaacaacgtaaatccgaccgtgaatctgcaagaaagtaaagaacacaagatgtatcgtggttcaccccaatgtttgggctacgtctacactgagTGAGGCCTCGtaatgtgagagtgaggctctgaggatctcaggcctaagaattggcctcttctaatgaggagagtgaggagtccttttatagaataaaagctattcacttattacatatttgccccttcatttattacataattacatttgagtctcctgagtatttatacgagatctaaatacggaggccctaagtatggtacaaacagtagtccctcaagtcttcagtcaagagagtcttttggctagagacttgaaattcagtccatgtgtgggccgaagtaactagatgtcgtctagaactgatactcgatatgaggtggtgcctaatctgaaatgatgctaaaCTAAAAGTAGCACATGTTACGAAGCttctctgcttgtggcttatgttgccttagttggctcggcttgtggcgttgaaggtgagggagtcccttttatagagtaagagctcgctcctcaatacataaatgatgggctagagtcgatgctcgcggcgagacggttgctccgCAGGCggcgatgttctctaatgatggtgagggagtcccttttatagaataagggctcgctcctcaatacataagtgatgggttaggagtgatgctcgcagcGAGCCGGTTGCTCAGCAGACGGCGattctctctaatgaaggtgaggcagtcctttttataaaataagggctcgctcctcagtacatgaataatgggttaggagtgatgctcgcggcgaggcggttgctcagcaggcggcaatgctctctaatgatggtgagggagtgcCTTTTATAAAAtgagggctcgctcctcaatacatgaataatggatgctctctaatgaaagtgagggagtccattttatagaataatgactcgttcctcaatacataaataatgggctaagtcccccaaatatttttcatgaggcctagttgaggcctaatatatggtacataatgtagtccccaagttttcggtcaatagagactgttggctggagacttcaaattgaatccatgtatgggccgaagtggcggttgttcggaggcggtatttgtataccctgcactgaagctttgtaagtgaagctttgcaagtgaagcttttgaagctgaagctttgtaaatgaagcttttgaagctgaagctctgtaaatgaagctttctgacatgagtgatgctcatgaatgtttatgttgattgacatgagtgatgctcatggatgttgacatgattctgctcatgaatgttgacatgagtgatgttcatgaatgttgaatgatggtcatgaatgtttatatgtgattgacatgagtgatgctcatgaatgtttatgtatgattgacatgagtgatgctcatgtataattttgaagtactgtacgtacttttgatcacctggttggtgataataatggtaggctgccgaataattttggagtactgggcgtacttttgatcacctggttggtgataatagcggtaggctgccgaataattttggagtactgggcgtatttttgatcacctggttggtggtaatagagggtctggctcttttgggtatatgggcattcgcccttcacataacattccatcccattattttgggcttgccgttttttttaattattaccctctgatggggtttatacagatgtctccgaaagataagaaaaataaattacatcattcaaaaataaaatcgaccctctgctcaatgggtcacgcccataattccctttttttgcatgccatcaccaccgtaATTAtatctgcttctttttatcttcttttgcttttgcagtgtccccCATGTGCTCTCGCAGAGGAAAGCCTTCctttattccttacttttgcatATGGttgtttattccttacttttgcatATAGACGATTAACCACTTAGGTTTACAAACATAACCCTAGTTACATGCTCACTGTAGCTTACATGATTAAAGCTAAAGTGAACAGTTTACCCATGTGAAGGAATCtgaataatttcttcacttttggTGTCGGCATCGCCAGGTCTCCTTGTATTCTGAGTGCGTGACTTTTTTTTCTAAAGTGGCATTGGATTCGCCAACTTTAGCATCCTCATGACTCTCGAGGTATTCAAAAGCAAAGCCTCCCTGTAACATGTATGTGATAGTCTATGTGGGTGGTCAGGAAATCCAGCGGGAGGGGATACTGAAAAGTGATCTAGCATTAGAAAATGATCCAGGTTCCTCAACTCGCAGCTTCCAATGGCTTTCCTGGCAATAACACCATTGCCTTCGTGTTGGGTCTTGGCAAGGACCTTCTTGACGACCATTCTTGGGGGAAGAAAATTGAGGAAATGATTGGTGATCGGAATTAGACCCATTAGCTACTTGTGATTAAACCAGTGCATCCAATTCAGCTTCATTGCCTTCACTGCTTGCTTCTTACTTTCTCTATCTCTAGATCTTTGAATGTATTGGATGTTAAGCTGAAATTTTCTTGGAAAAGTCAGGCGGGATTTTCCCGAAAAATCGCTGTAAAACCGAGAGCAAGAGCTGCACTGCAGCTTCTCCAAATCCATCTCGAAAGCCGACCTGAGATCTGTCGGCGTGTAAACGCAACATGTGGATGTGGGGAGGTTGATTGTGCTGATCACCTGATATGAGATTCAGGGAAAGGCCTAGTGGCACCGTGGTTTTCGTCTAAGGCCCGGAGACTTATGACGAAGCTTCTCGACCCAAACCCGAGTACCCGAATCACCATTTCCAAGGTCATGGACTCCTCCTGGTTTAAGAAATCAATTCCTAAAGTCATATTGACGAAACAGAAGCAGGAGTTCGACGAGCCAAGCGACAAGATCACGTCGAAGCAGACAGAGACACTGAATGCATTTCACATAATCTTGTTGTCGGATGGGTTTGATCTGTCGCCCCTCTTCGAAGAGAAGAAGcaggaggagagggaggagcTGCGGTTCGTGACAACGCTGTAAGCGAGCAGCGTGATTTCAAAGCTGAATGAGGTGGCGGCGGTGGCGAAGTTCAGGATAAAGAAGAGTGACTCGATGGTAAGGCTACAGGGGCAGGAGAGCGGGCGGAAAGGGAAGCTAGCGATAGCGGAAGAGATATTTGTCATGACGCCGTCGTTTTTGGTGGTG belongs to Malus sylvestris chromosome 17, drMalSylv7.2, whole genome shotgun sequence and includes:
- the LOC126611752 gene encoding CBL-interacting serine/threonine-protein kinase 6-like: MTKLLDPNPSTRITISKVMDSSWFKKSIPKVILTKQKQEFDEPSDKITSKQTETLNAFHIILLSDGFDLSPLFEEKKQEEREELRFVTTLIKKSDSMVRLQGQESGRKGKLAIAEEIFVMTPSFLVVKVKKDNGDTLEVGRPRFVEKRACRLFG